In the Chromatiaceae bacterium genome, one interval contains:
- a CDS encoding radical SAM protein, which translates to MSAVVSTIEPLHATQQQLLGVYLPAMRRRFKHEVNRMTSGAMAERLAGRADAADLSFLLSYLYAYHWLRHNVHAAYLERVLAGFGAPARRWLMDLLLSDSGDAFVRGYIDHWLEVGPGGPVQQRELLRLLEAQGGDPERLVAHVRGLWDALGLFGKDYKAAYADLARLERERYGDMLGEHDLQRLALIDTLPDRVPDSARPRLAKAGIIPAMGCPQTCRHCMFIWRPPKPAAADPDLVYRTVDALSDNVLFTGGDLTRHMEAFYSAIRAMRHVTTFAILLNGDFANDSTETGRVIKAMADAVRGRPGHWPKARVLLQISFDEFHQEVIVDKRGQLAERIPVAKIANIVETVPRYAAQVQLALLHKQTGLNFSMDVLHKGVFARLVNALGERGHQVQVLSTAPSERLKRNPQSPDKLAPVLKDASFVLTAFPDAPILMTSSTIDGYGRAELLDEGETVKEKELLDAVLVKGAAAGERFDIDLMFWFNGWVTLFNAVHLCMGDLYNDGVDTILARQRKDPLIHALHLFDRRLPQLYAEVRDDLDALIHKATGPHHLFHMLTEYSDVRLHLTRRLIALDQDAG; encoded by the coding sequence ATGTCCGCCGTCGTGTCCACCATCGAGCCACTCCATGCCACACAGCAACAGCTGTTGGGCGTCTATCTTCCGGCCATGCGGCGACGTTTCAAACACGAGGTCAACCGCATGACCTCCGGTGCGATGGCCGAGCGACTCGCCGGACGTGCAGATGCCGCGGACCTGAGCTTCCTGCTCAGCTATCTCTACGCCTACCACTGGCTGCGGCACAACGTGCATGCCGCCTACCTCGAGCGCGTACTGGCGGGCTTCGGTGCCCCGGCGCGCCGTTGGTTGATGGACCTGCTACTGAGCGACAGCGGTGATGCCTTCGTCCGCGGTTACATCGACCACTGGCTCGAGGTCGGTCCCGGTGGCCCCGTGCAGCAGCGCGAGTTGTTGCGGCTGCTGGAGGCGCAGGGCGGGGACCCGGAGCGACTCGTCGCCCACGTCCGGGGTCTATGGGACGCGCTTGGGTTGTTCGGCAAGGACTACAAGGCCGCGTACGCTGACCTGGCCCGGCTGGAACGCGAGCGCTACGGCGACATGCTCGGTGAACACGACCTGCAGCGTCTCGCGCTAATCGACACGTTGCCGGACCGCGTTCCCGATAGCGCCCGGCCGCGGCTTGCAAAGGCCGGCATCATCCCCGCGATGGGTTGTCCCCAGACGTGCCGGCACTGCATGTTCATATGGCGGCCACCGAAGCCGGCCGCTGCCGATCCCGATCTGGTGTACCGCACTGTCGATGCGCTGTCCGACAACGTGCTGTTCACCGGCGGCGACCTCACCCGGCACATGGAGGCCTTCTACAGTGCCATCCGTGCGATGCGTCATGTCACGACCTTCGCGATCCTGCTGAACGGCGATTTCGCCAACGACAGCACGGAGACCGGGCGCGTCATCAAGGCCATGGCCGATGCCGTCCGTGGTCGACCCGGTCATTGGCCGAAGGCACGGGTACTGCTGCAGATCAGCTTCGACGAGTTTCACCAGGAGGTGATCGTCGACAAGCGTGGTCAGCTCGCCGAACGCATCCCGGTGGCCAAGATCGCCAACATCGTCGAGACAGTGCCACGATATGCCGCACAGGTGCAGCTTGCGCTGCTGCACAAGCAGACAGGTCTGAATTTTTCCATGGACGTGCTGCACAAGGGCGTGTTCGCGCGCCTGGTGAATGCCCTGGGAGAGCGCGGTCACCAGGTGCAGGTGTTGTCGACCGCGCCCTCGGAACGCCTGAAACGCAACCCACAGTCGCCGGACAAGCTGGCGCCGGTTCTCAAAGATGCCAGCTTCGTGCTGACCGCATTCCCGGATGCTCCGATCCTGATGACCAGTTCCACCATCGATGGCTATGGCCGTGCCGAGTTGCTGGACGAGGGTGAGACGGTCAAGGAAAAGGAGCTGCTGGATGCGGTGCTGGTGAAGGGGGCAGCAGCGGGCGAGCGTTTCGATATCGATCTGATGTTCTGGTTCAACGGCTGGGTAACGCTGTTCAACGCAGTGCATCTGTGCATGGGCGACCTCTACAACGACGGCGTCGACACCATACTGGCGCGCCAACGCAAGGATCCGCTGATCCATGCGCTGCATCTGTTCGATCGGCGTCTGCCGCAGCTGTACGCCGAGGTGCGGGACGATCTCGACGCCCTGATCCACAAGGCCACCGGCCCGCACCATCTGTTCCACATGCTCACCGAATACAGCGACGTACGTCTGCACCTGACCCGGCGCTTGATCGCGCTGGATCAAGACGCCGGATAG
- a CDS encoding alcohol dehydrogenase catalytic domain-containing protein, whose protein sequence is MKALVYTDTLEVQYRDEPDPVPGPGEALVKIEAVGICGSDMHAYHGQDARRVPPLILGHEAVGVVQNGAQKGRRAVLNPLLTCGVCDHCQGGRSNLCAKRELIGMRLAGAFAQYIVIPERNLLDMPQDMDPVIASLAEPAATSLHAIYLAERVLHRPLSECRALVLGGGSIGAFAALMLKGKGCIDVWLGDTNALRRATAERLGCCDVYDPLGDDLPDEKSFDLVIDAVGSGRTRAASCRFVASGGVISHVGLQDNEPGLDTRRMTLEEITLLGNYTYSPVDLRAAIQALYRGALGPLDWVETRQLSEGAAAFRDIHEGRAAAPKIVLRP, encoded by the coding sequence ATGAAAGCATTGGTGTACACGGATACCCTCGAGGTCCAGTATCGCGACGAACCGGACCCCGTTCCGGGTCCCGGCGAGGCGCTTGTGAAGATCGAGGCCGTCGGGATCTGCGGTTCCGACATGCATGCCTATCACGGGCAGGATGCGCGGCGGGTGCCGCCGCTGATCCTTGGGCACGAAGCCGTGGGTGTCGTCCAGAACGGTGCACAGAAGGGGCGACGGGCGGTACTCAATCCGTTGTTGACCTGTGGCGTCTGTGACCATTGTCAGGGCGGACGTTCCAACCTCTGCGCCAAGCGCGAGCTGATAGGCATGCGCCTTGCCGGTGCCTTTGCGCAGTACATCGTCATCCCCGAACGCAACCTGCTCGACATGCCGCAGGACATGGACCCGGTGATCGCCAGCCTTGCCGAACCGGCAGCCACGTCGTTGCACGCGATCTACCTGGCAGAACGGGTGCTGCATCGGCCCCTGTCCGAATGCCGGGCCCTGGTGCTGGGCGGTGGTTCGATCGGTGCGTTCGCGGCGCTGATGCTGAAGGGCAAAGGCTGTATCGATGTCTGGCTCGGCGATACCAATGCCCTGAGAAGGGCGACGGCCGAACGGCTTGGCTGTTGCGACGTCTATGACCCCCTGGGGGATGACCTGCCGGACGAGAAGAGCTTCGACCTGGTCATCGACGCCGTCGGGAGCGGTCGGACCCGCGCGGCATCATGTCGCTTCGTGGCGTCGGGTGGCGTCATTTCCCACGTCGGTCTGCAGGACAACGAGCCCGGCCTGGACACCCGCCGTATGACCCTGGAAGAGATCACCCTGCTGGGCAACTACACCTATAGCCCGGTGGATCTGCGTGCCGCCATTCAGGCGTTGTATCGGGGGGCACTGGGTCCGCTCGATTGGGTGGAAACGCGCCAGTTGTCGGAAGGTGCGGCAGCATTTCGAGATATCCACGAGGGCAGGGCCGCGGCGCCGAAAATCGTCTTGCGACCCTAG
- a CDS encoding SDR family oxidoreductase yields the protein MPEFNLAGKVALVTGATSGIGRRQAIALARAGAAVVLVGRREAQLNEAVLEIESSAGRATALAADLGDRALLPALAEQAATSFGSIDVLINAAGVNFRQPAGEITLDSWDKTLNLNLAVPFFLARELIPAMKKKGWGRIINIASLQSTRAFPNGLAYGASKGGVAQLTRAMAEAWSRHGVNCNAMAPGFFPTELTAPVYENPELLDRLASQTTIGRNGELADLDGLTVFLASPASDYLTGQVIHLDGGFTAK from the coding sequence ATGCCGGAGTTCAACCTCGCGGGAAAGGTGGCCCTGGTGACGGGTGCCACATCCGGTATCGGCCGGCGGCAGGCGATTGCGCTGGCGCGGGCGGGCGCGGCCGTGGTGCTGGTGGGGCGGCGTGAGGCGCAACTGAACGAGGCTGTGCTCGAGATCGAGTCGTCGGCGGGCAGGGCCACGGCGCTTGCGGCCGACCTTGGTGATCGCGCCCTGCTGCCGGCGTTGGCGGAGCAGGCCGCGACGTCGTTCGGATCGATCGATGTACTGATCAACGCAGCGGGCGTCAATTTTCGCCAACCGGCCGGGGAGATCACGCTCGACAGCTGGGACAAGACCCTGAATCTCAACCTTGCCGTGCCCTTTTTTCTTGCGCGCGAACTCATACCGGCGATGAAGAAGAAAGGCTGGGGGCGCATCATCAACATCGCGTCGCTGCAATCGACCCGTGCCTTTCCGAACGGCCTGGCTTACGGCGCCTCCAAGGGAGGGGTTGCCCAGCTGACACGTGCGATGGCCGAGGCGTGGTCGCGTCACGGCGTCAACTGCAACGCGATGGCGCCCGGCTTCTTCCCCACCGAGCTCACGGCACCCGTCTACGAGAACCCCGAACTGCTGGACAGGCTGGCGTCGCAAACCACGATCGGCCGCAATGGGGAACTGGCGGATCTGGACGGGTTGACGGTGTTTCTGGCCTCGCCGGCGTCTGACTATCTCACGGGCCAGGTGATTCATCTCGATGGCGGCTTCACGGCCAAATAG
- the hisD gene encoding histidinol dehydrogenase, translating to MTVEYLKKAEKTAASGEDDTRKIVSEMLSAIEVGGEEKAREYAAKLDNYTGNIVVTPEEIEAATARVPRQVKDDIQFAYDRVRGFAEKQRQALIDFEVELSPGLYAGQRQIPVATAGCYVPGGRYSHVASAVMSVATAKAAGVDHVIACSPPKPGVGVNPAIIYTANLCGADTILAMGGVQGIAAMAFGLFTGHAADILVGPGNRFVAEAKRMLFGRVGIDLFAGPTEIAVIADETADPAIVASDLVGQAEHGLDTPCWLITLDRALGEKVMALMPGLIAKLPDTARTAAETSWRDYGEVVFCSDREEAAQVSDDYASEHLEVQARDLDWWVKRLRNYGSLFVGEETTVAFGDKCSGTNHILPTKGAGRYTGGLSVGKFIKTVTTQRMSREANREVAAAAARISRLEGMEAHARTGDDRLSKYFPNESFNLQPAAVE from the coding sequence ATGACTGTCGAATATCTGAAAAAGGCGGAAAAGACCGCGGCCAGCGGTGAAGACGACACGCGCAAGATCGTGTCTGAAATGTTGTCGGCGATCGAGGTCGGTGGAGAGGAGAAGGCGCGCGAGTACGCTGCGAAGCTCGACAATTACACCGGCAATATCGTGGTCACGCCCGAGGAGATAGAAGCCGCTACCGCCAGGGTGCCGCGGCAGGTGAAAGATGACATTCAGTTCGCCTACGACCGGGTGCGCGGCTTCGCCGAGAAGCAACGACAGGCGCTGATCGATTTCGAAGTCGAACTCTCGCCGGGTCTGTATGCCGGACAAAGGCAGATACCCGTGGCCACGGCGGGATGCTACGTGCCGGGTGGGCGTTATTCCCACGTGGCTTCGGCCGTAATGTCGGTGGCCACCGCCAAGGCGGCCGGTGTGGACCATGTGATCGCCTGTTCTCCTCCAAAGCCCGGTGTGGGCGTGAATCCCGCAATCATCTATACGGCCAACCTGTGCGGTGCGGACACTATCCTTGCAATGGGTGGCGTGCAGGGCATTGCCGCCATGGCATTCGGACTGTTTACCGGTCATGCGGCGGACATCCTCGTGGGTCCGGGTAACCGGTTCGTCGCCGAAGCGAAGCGCATGTTGTTTGGTCGCGTCGGTATCGACCTGTTCGCGGGTCCGACGGAGATCGCGGTGATCGCCGATGAAACGGCCGACCCGGCGATCGTTGCCAGCGATCTCGTCGGTCAGGCCGAGCATGGCCTGGACACCCCTTGCTGGTTGATCACACTGGATCGGGCCTTGGGCGAAAAGGTGATGGCACTGATGCCCGGACTCATTGCGAAGTTGCCGGATACCGCACGTACGGCCGCCGAAACGTCCTGGCGCGACTATGGTGAGGTGGTGTTCTGCTCCGACCGGGAAGAGGCCGCGCAGGTCAGCGACGACTATGCCTCGGAACATCTCGAAGTGCAGGCGCGTGACCTGGACTGGTGGGTCAAGCGTCTGCGCAACTATGGTTCGCTGTTTGTCGGCGAAGAGACCACGGTGGCCTTCGGTGACAAGTGCTCCGGCACCAATCACATACTTCCGACCAAAGGGGCCGGGCGATACACCGGTGGTCTTTCGGTCGGAAAATTCATCAAGACCGTGACCACCCAGCGCATGAGTCGCGAGGCCAATCGTGAGGTCGCGGCGGCGGCCGCCAGGATCTCGCGCCTCGAGGGGATGGAGGCGCACGCGCGGACCGGCGATGATCGCCTGTCCAAGTATTTTCCCAACGAATCCTTCAACCTGCAGCCCGCAGCCGTCGAGTGA
- a CDS encoding TRAP transporter large permease, which produces MEHLYQQDAFELVLGWEFYVPLLIALVLIVLAVPVWAVLGVTSILMLHFSGVLPLSLLGEALFDGIDAFALIAVPLFILTGDVLVRTGLSHKLLDVAEALVGGFRSGFGTATVLVCGFFACISGSDAAGAAGVGRMTIDRLVAQGYTRPYACALVAAGACTGILIPPSIAYIIIGLILGISASTLFLAAMVPGLLIMLTIMITNIIMNRIKGYENADQGFSFRRLWKAVYEGRYALIVPFIILGGIYSGIFTPTEAAAVAVVTTIIIGLFQRTITLADFPKMLASSAKVNGVIVPIIAFSLPLAQTLAALEVPQGFVHVMTSMTDNTTVIILMMIFILIVAGCVMETTPNIVILAPIMLPLAQEIGMNEIHFCIMMVTSLGVGFITPPLGLNLFVVSGLTGTPILKVAGRALPYVVAMLFVVLLLAFVPELSLWALD; this is translated from the coding sequence ATGGAACATCTCTATCAACAGGATGCCTTCGAACTGGTGCTGGGCTGGGAGTTCTACGTCCCGCTGTTGATCGCACTCGTCCTGATCGTGCTCGCCGTGCCGGTCTGGGCCGTGCTCGGCGTCACCTCGATCCTGATGCTGCACTTCTCCGGTGTCCTGCCGCTCTCGCTGCTCGGCGAGGCCCTGTTTGACGGGATCGATGCCTTTGCGCTGATCGCGGTTCCATTGTTCATCCTGACCGGGGACGTGTTGGTTCGAACCGGTCTCTCGCACAAACTGCTGGATGTCGCCGAAGCCCTGGTCGGGGGTTTTCGCTCGGGATTCGGTACCGCGACAGTGCTGGTATGCGGCTTTTTCGCGTGCATTTCGGGCTCAGACGCCGCGGGTGCTGCGGGCGTCGGCCGCATGACGATCGATCGCCTGGTGGCACAAGGTTATACACGACCCTACGCCTGTGCACTGGTTGCCGCGGGTGCCTGCACGGGCATTCTGATCCCACCGTCGATTGCCTACATCATCATCGGTCTGATCCTGGGGATATCCGCATCGACGTTGTTTCTTGCCGCGATGGTGCCCGGGCTGCTGATCATGCTGACGATCATGATCACGAACATCATCATGAACCGGATAAAAGGCTACGAGAATGCAGACCAGGGGTTTTCATTCCGTCGCCTGTGGAAGGCGGTTTACGAAGGACGTTATGCGCTGATCGTCCCGTTCATCATCCTCGGTGGCATCTACAGCGGTATCTTCACCCCCACCGAAGCGGCCGCTGTCGCGGTTGTGACGACGATCATCATCGGGTTGTTTCAGCGCACCATCACGCTCGCTGATTTTCCGAAGATGCTGGCGAGTTCGGCCAAGGTCAACGGGGTAATAGTCCCGATCATCGCATTTTCACTGCCGCTGGCCCAGACGCTGGCCGCGCTCGAAGTCCCTCAGGGGTTCGTGCACGTGATGACCTCCATGACCGACAACACAACCGTGATCATCCTGATGATGATATTCATCCTGATCGTTGCCGGCTGCGTCATGGAGACGACACCGAACATCGTGATTCTTGCGCCCATCATGCTGCCTCTTGCCCAGGAGATCGGCATGAACGAGATCCACTTCTGCATCATGATGGTGACGTCGCTCGGCGTTGGTTTCATAACGCCGCCACTCGGTCTGAATCTGTTCGTGGTGTCCGGTTTGACGGGCACCCCGATCCTCAAAGTGGCCGGCCGGGCATTGCCCTATGTCGTGGCCATGTTGTTTGTCGTTCTGCTGCTTGCCTTCGTGCCCGAGCTTTCGCTCTGGGCGCTGGATTGA
- a CDS encoding TRAP transporter small permease, which produces MIVVTIGSEVLRRFVLSYSSIWGEEVARYAFIYLVWIGVAAAVRDRAHIRIDVLLHFLSPRGKAFIYLTGDFVMLAVALLALYFSFETLATSIKFGSVTHGLRIAQAWFLAAVPFGFTLTCFRLLQSIWRDWGDMRGGRAVFEGNRLFD; this is translated from the coding sequence ATGATCGTGGTGACCATCGGCAGCGAGGTCCTGCGTCGCTTCGTGCTTTCCTATTCGTCGATCTGGGGCGAGGAGGTGGCGCGATATGCCTTCATCTACCTCGTCTGGATCGGGGTCGCGGCTGCTGTCCGCGACCGGGCACACATCCGTATCGACGTGCTGTTGCATTTCCTGTCGCCCCGCGGCAAGGCATTCATCTACCTCACTGGCGACTTCGTCATGCTGGCAGTCGCGTTGCTTGCCCTGTATTTCTCGTTCGAAACACTGGCGACCTCCATCAAGTTCGGGTCCGTCACTCACGGCCTGCGAATCGCCCAGGCCTGGTTTCTCGCCGCAGTGCCGTTCGGCTTCACATTGACCTGCTTCCGCCTGCTGCAGTCGATCTGGCGTGACTGGGGTGATATGCGAGGAGGACGTGCGGTATTCGAAGGCAACAGGTTGTTCGACTGA
- a CDS encoding TRAP transporter substrate-binding protein, with translation MKRKPETLESIERRRFLALTGKYGFTAAVVAGASGSLLISGEAAAATAKEEREREKAAAYKMTIATAYVLGASRSYPIMQLDFKENIQNMTNGQVYVKLAPGGQLGAGGALAQKVQQGTIQAAQHSLSNFAPFAPTVDLINLPYFCGENQRFINLVSSDAWRKEVDPKVEEKGFKPLWYVVIDPRVVALRKGGDGPIKTPDDLAGIKFRVPGSQMLQQYYRAIGANPTPVAWGETPSAIKQGVADALDPAVGALFVFGFKDILSWVTFTRAVPDAQVYSCNLEWFNGLPLAVREGIEFASEVTSHQNLSKVPAARAYAMAEMSKSGVQFYSPTKDELAQWVQKGGHQNAEWDSYKKELAGSMAAFDKLLDATNTQGRYYVNDA, from the coding sequence GTGAAACGCAAACCTGAAACACTCGAATCCATCGAGCGTCGTCGCTTCCTGGCGCTGACCGGGAAATACGGATTCACCGCCGCTGTGGTCGCAGGGGCTTCGGGCAGCCTATTGATCAGCGGGGAGGCAGCCGCGGCCACTGCGAAGGAGGAGAGAGAGCGTGAAAAGGCGGCTGCATACAAGATGACGATCGCAACCGCCTATGTGCTCGGTGCATCGCGCAGCTACCCGATCATGCAACTGGACTTCAAGGAGAACATCCAGAACATGACCAACGGCCAGGTGTACGTGAAGCTTGCGCCGGGTGGCCAGCTGGGTGCCGGCGGTGCGCTGGCGCAAAAGGTCCAGCAGGGGACGATACAGGCGGCGCAGCATTCCCTTTCCAATTTTGCCCCCTTCGCACCGACTGTGGACCTGATCAACCTGCCGTATTTCTGCGGGGAGAATCAGCGTTTCATCAACCTCGTTTCGTCGGACGCATGGCGCAAGGAGGTCGATCCGAAGGTCGAGGAGAAAGGCTTCAAGCCACTGTGGTATGTCGTGATCGATCCGCGGGTCGTGGCCTTGCGCAAGGGCGGTGACGGTCCGATCAAGACACCCGACGACCTCGCGGGTATCAAGTTCAGAGTCCCTGGATCCCAGATGCTTCAGCAGTACTACCGTGCGATCGGGGCGAACCCGACCCCGGTCGCCTGGGGTGAGACGCCATCGGCCATCAAGCAGGGTGTCGCCGACGCATTGGACCCGGCAGTGGGCGCCTTGTTCGTGTTCGGTTTCAAAGACATCCTCTCGTGGGTGACCTTTACCCGGGCCGTACCCGATGCGCAGGTCTATTCGTGCAACCTGGAGTGGTTCAATGGACTGCCGCTCGCGGTGCGCGAAGGTATCGAGTTCGCGAGCGAGGTGACGTCTCATCAGAACCTGTCGAAGGTGCCGGCGGCACGCGCCTACGCGATGGCAGAGATGAGCAAGTCGGGTGTCCAGTTCTATTCCCCAACGAAGGACGAGTTGGCGCAGTGGGTGCAGAAGGGTGGCCATCAGAACGCTGAATGGGACTCCTATAAGAAGGAGCTGGCGGGCTCCATGGCGGCTTTCGACAAGTTGCTCGACGCCACCAACACGCAGGGACGTTATTACGTCAACGATGCCTGA
- a CDS encoding UxaA family hydrolase produces MTRDLSKATFLGYRRENGRVGVRNHVIILPVDDLSNAACEAVAHNIMGTMALPHPYGRLQFGEDLELHFRTLIGTGANPNVAAVVVIGIENGWTQRIVEGIAATGKPVTGFGIEQHGDHETIMKASKVAKEYVQWASELRREEAPLKDLWVSTKCGESDTTSGCGANPTVGNAFDKLYPQGATLLFGETSEITGGEHLVAARCRNDEVRDRFMFMFDRYQEMINRFKTSDLSESQPTKGNIEGGLTTIEEKALGNIQKIGKKCIVDGVLDKAEAPSGPGLWFMDSSSAAAEMVTLAAAAGYVLHFFPTGQGNIIGNPIIPVIKLCANPRTVRTMSEHVDVDVSALLRKEMTPDAAGEALLDSMFRTANGRLTAAEALGHREFVLTRLYESA; encoded by the coding sequence ATGACCCGAGACCTCAGCAAGGCCACCTTTCTTGGATATCGACGTGAGAACGGGCGCGTGGGTGTCCGCAACCACGTCATCATCCTGCCGGTTGACGACCTGTCAAATGCCGCCTGCGAAGCCGTGGCGCACAACATCATGGGCACGATGGCGCTGCCTCACCCTTACGGTCGCCTGCAGTTCGGTGAAGACCTGGAGCTCCACTTCCGCACCTTGATCGGCACCGGCGCCAATCCGAACGTGGCTGCCGTGGTCGTGATCGGGATCGAGAACGGCTGGACCCAGCGCATCGTGGAGGGCATTGCGGCGACCGGCAAGCCGGTGACCGGTTTCGGTATCGAGCAACACGGCGATCACGAAACGATCATGAAGGCCTCCAAAGTGGCGAAAGAGTATGTGCAATGGGCCTCGGAACTCCGTCGCGAAGAAGCCCCGTTGAAAGACCTCTGGGTATCAACGAAGTGCGGTGAATCGGACACCACGTCTGGCTGCGGAGCCAACCCCACGGTCGGAAATGCCTTCGACAAGCTTTATCCGCAGGGCGCAACACTGTTGTTTGGTGAGACCTCCGAGATCACCGGTGGCGAACACCTGGTGGCGGCGCGTTGTCGCAACGATGAGGTACGTGACCGCTTCATGTTCATGTTCGATCGCTACCAGGAAATGATCAATCGTTTCAAGACCTCCGATCTGTCGGAGTCACAACCCACTAAAGGGAATATTGAGGGTGGGCTAACCACCATCGAGGAAAAGGCCCTCGGCAATATCCAGAAGATCGGCAAGAAGTGCATCGTCGACGGTGTGCTCGACAAGGCAGAGGCGCCTTCGGGGCCGGGCCTGTGGTTCATGGACTCCTCGTCCGCCGCTGCAGAGATGGTTACGCTCGCCGCCGCCGCGGGCTATGTCCTGCATTTCTTCCCTACCGGACAGGGCAACATCATTGGCAATCCGATCATCCCGGTAATCAAGTTGTGCGCGAATCCGCGCACCGTGCGCACCATGAGCGAACACGTCGATGTGGACGTTTCCGCTCTGCTACGCAAGGAAATGACGCCCGACGCTGCGGGCGAAGCGTTGCTCGACAGCATGTTCAGAACAGCAAACGGGCGACTCACCGCGGCCGAGGCGCTAGGGCATCGGGAGTTCGTGCTGACCAGGCTTTACGAGAGCGCATGA
- a CDS encoding UxaA family hydrolase has product MIDFVVHDEGDSVGVVVVEGVKAGDDIVGWIMDQDKEVTFTAASDIPIGHKLAIRRLEKGDTVIKYGVDIGKAVADIGKGEHAHVHNIKTKRW; this is encoded by the coding sequence ATGATCGACTTTGTGGTGCATGACGAAGGCGACAGCGTCGGCGTTGTCGTCGTGGAAGGCGTGAAGGCCGGTGACGATATCGTCGGGTGGATCATGGATCAGGACAAAGAGGTCACATTCACGGCGGCGAGTGACATACCCATCGGTCACAAGCTGGCGATTAGGCGCCTCGAAAAGGGTGACACGGTGATCAAGTACGGCGTGGATATCGGCAAGGCCGTCGCGGATATCGGCAAAGGTGAGCACGCCCACGTGCACAACATCAAGACCAAGCGTTGGTAG
- a CDS encoding GntR family transcriptional regulator: MLLSNARGAGPLYMQIKELFVANLRDGLWSPGEIIPSEMHLAKQLGVSQGTVRKAIAELVEHNVLKRKQGRGTFVANHDIQRALFHFFHIADNAGHKVLPDSTTLSCRRKRASSVESSKLKLPAGSSIVRIERIRTFDGRPTMLETITLPSTPFGELGKVGACELPNMLYEMYEKKFGITIHSAQERLRAVAASDQDASLLDLPVGTPLLEIERVALTLHGSPVELRVSRCVTDRHHYENTIF, from the coding sequence TTGCTGCTCTCCAACGCCAGAGGCGCCGGCCCGCTGTACATGCAGATCAAGGAACTGTTTGTCGCGAACCTTCGCGACGGGCTGTGGTCGCCCGGAGAGATCATTCCCAGTGAAATGCATCTTGCAAAGCAACTCGGTGTCAGCCAGGGAACGGTTCGCAAGGCGATCGCCGAATTGGTCGAACACAACGTGCTGAAACGCAAGCAGGGCCGGGGAACATTTGTAGCGAACCACGACATCCAACGCGCCCTGTTTCATTTTTTCCATATCGCGGACAACGCCGGCCACAAGGTGCTGCCGGACAGCACGACCTTGTCATGCCGCCGCAAGCGCGCGTCGAGCGTGGAATCGTCCAAGTTGAAGCTGCCGGCAGGCAGTTCCATCGTCAGGATCGAACGCATAAGAACCTTCGACGGTCGGCCTACCATGCTCGAGACCATCACGCTGCCATCGACACCCTTCGGTGAACTGGGCAAAGTCGGAGCGTGCGAGCTGCCGAACATGCTCTATGAGATGTACGAAAAGAAGTTCGGGATAACCATCCACAGTGCTCAGGAGCGCTTGCGCGCCGTAGCGGCTTCGGACCAGGACGCGTCGCTGCTGGATCTGCCGGTCGGCACACCCTTGCTCGAGATCGAGCGCGTAGCGCTGACGTTGCATGGAAGCCCCGTAGAACTCCGCGTCAGCCGCTGTGTCACAGATCGACATCACTACGAAAACACGATTTTTTGA